GCTGGTACGTCCTCTTTTCCTTACTTGTTATCTTTATATTCGTTAACAAAAACGAAATGTTTCTGTTTGATAAATGGTTTCCAATTTTTGTACTATGGAGTATTGTCAttcatgaatttttagaaaacgTGAATGTGATCGAAAAGTACGGTTGGTGCATAGCAGCTTTATTTCGTAAATTCGTGTATGTATACGTAACTTGTAAGATGCAATTTGTAAATGGCCATAAGGGGCATACTTTGTatacgaataaattttattagatcGTTGATGGTTTACACGATGATGTATCGTTaattatttgagaaattaaaacgTCAGAGCTAGCTTTGCCACATCCTTTGATATAGATACCGGGTTGATAAGTACACTTTAAAGTGTGTGGCTATCGTAGAAAATGTTTAGTAGTAGCCTTCCGGTGAATCTAAAATCATTGAGTGAGCACTTGAGGGTATTATAAgaatgtatagaaaaataaatatcgcaaCAGATATCGTGAGATAGATAGCctgaatttatttgaaaatgaacTACGACACAGTTGTAGACGATCTGAGAGGTAGAAATAGAAAAGTGATTTTAAAACATTGCAATTTAATAAAGTTCCTATACTTACGTCCTTTTTTTAATCGATTCTGtagttaaaattttgttataatatttactcaattttctattttcgtgTTTCTTTAACCAGGTGAACGTGAATTGGTACAAAAGAAGACTTTCCAAAAATGGGTCAATTCCCATCTGGTTCGGTGTTCATGCCGAATTGGCGATCTATACGTCGATCTTCGAGACGGCAAAATGCTCATCAAGCTTCTCGAGATTCTCTCCGGAGAACGTTTACCACGACCTACGAAAGGAAAAATGCGAATCCATTGTCTAGAAAACGTCGATAAAGCGTTGCAATTCCTTCGGGAGCAACGAGTGCATCTAGAAAATATGGGATCTCACGACATAGTCGATGGAAATCCTCGTTTGAGTCTTGGTCTCATCTGGACCATTATCCTGCGATTCCAAATTCAAGACATTACCATCGAAGAAACGGACAATCAAGAAACGAAATCAGCGAAAGACGCTCTACTTCTTTGGTGTCAAATGAAAACTGCTGGATATCACAATGTAAATGTACGAAATTTCACTACATCCTGGCGCGATGGTTTGGCTTTCAACGCCATCATCCATAAACACCGTCCGGATTTGATCCAGTTCGACAAACTTTCCAAATCAAATgctatttacaatttaaacaaCGCGTTCAATGTAGCCGAAGACAAGCTTGGTCTGACGAAACTTTTAGATGCTGAAGACATATTCGTCGATCATCCTGACGAAAAATCAATCATCACTTATGTAGTCACGTATTATCATTACTTTTCAAAGATGAAACAGGAGACCGTGCAAGGTAAAAGAATAGGCAAAGTGGTTGGTATTGCCATGGAGAATGACCGTATGATACACGAGTACGAAAGTTTAACCAGTGACCTATTGAGATGGATAGAAGGCACCATAGAGGCTTTGGGTGATCGTCGGTTTGCTAACTCTTTAGTAGGAGTGCAATCTCAGCTCTCCCAATTCTCTAATTATCGTACTGTAGAGAAACCTCCGAAGTTTGTCGAGAAAGGCAATTTGGAGGTGTTGCTGTTCACTTTACAGTCGAAGATGCGAGCCAATAATCAAAAACCATATACGCCTAAAGAGGGTAAGATGATCTCGGACATTAACAAGGCGTGGGAGAGGCTAGAAAAGGCGGAACACGAACGTGAATTGGCTCTGCGTGAAGAATTGATTCGTCAGGAGAAATTGGAACAACTAGCAGCGAGATTCAACCGAAAGGCTAGCATGAGAGAGACCTGGTTGTCTGAGAATCAACGTTTGGTTTCTCAGGATAATTTCGGTTTCGATTTAGCTGCTGTGGAAGCTGCAGCCAAGAAGCACGAGGCCATTGAGACAGATATCTTTGCGTATGAAGAACGAGTTCAAGCTGTTATGGCTGTTTCACAGGAATTAGAAGCTGAGAATTATCACGATATCGAACGTATTAATGCTCGGAAAGACAATGTTCTTAGATTGTGGAATTATCTGCTCGAATTGCTTCGTGCTAGAAGAATGAGATTAGAGTTGTCTTTGCAGCTTCAACAGAACTTCCAAGAGATGCTGTACATTCTAGACAGtatggaagaaataaaaatgcgtCTGTTGACCGACGATTATGGAAAGCACTTGATGGGCGTCGAGGATCTTTTGCAGAAACATTCTCTGGTAGAAGCTGATATCAACGTGTTGGGCGAAAGAGTGAAAGCTGTCGTTCAACAGAGCCAGAGATTCTTAGAACACGGAGAAGGTTATCGACCATGTGATCCAACCATCATTGTTGAACGCGTACAACAGCTTGAAGACGCGTACGCTGAATTGGTACGCCTGGCAGTCGAACGCAGAGCCAGATTGGAAGAGTCTCGTAAATTGTGGCAGTTCTATTGGGATATGGCCGACGAGGAGAATTGGATAAAGGAGAAGGAACAGATCGTATCGACTGGAGACATTGGTCACGATTTGACGACTATAAATCTGCTGTTGTCCAAACACAAAGCTCTGGAGAATGAAATCCAATCTCATGAACCGCAATTGATGTCTGTGGCTGCTGTTGGAGATGAACTGGTTCGTCAGAAACACTTTGGTTCTGATAGGATTCAGGAGAGGCTTCAAGAAATTCTGGGAATGTGGAATCATCTCCTGGATTTGGCCGCCTTCAGAAGGAAGCGCTTGGAGGAGGCTGTAGACTATCATCAACTGTTTGCAGATGCCGATGACATTGATATTTGGATGCTGGATACACTACGACTCGTCTCATCAGAAGACGTTGGCAGAGACGAAGCCAATGTCCAATCGTTGTTGAAGAAACACAAAGATGTGACGGATGAACTCAAGAACTACGCCACAACTATCGATCAGCTTCGTCAGCAGGCATCGTCTCTTGGTGAACAGGATGCTAAGTCACCGGAAGTGCTGGAAAGACTGGACTCCATAGACTCCAGATACAAGGAACTTATGGAACTCGCTAAGCTTCGCAAACAGAGATTGTTGGATGCATTATCATTGTACAAGTTGTTCAGCGAGTCAGACGGAGTGGAGCAATGGATCGGTGAGAAGAATAGGATGTTGGAGACTATGGTACCAGCCAAGGATATCGAAGACGTTGAGATTATGAAGCACAGATACAATGGTttcgaaaaagaaatgtaTGCCAACGCTTCGCGAGTTGCTGTGGTCAATCAACTCGCAAGACAATTACTGCACGTTGAACATCCTAATTCTGAGCAGATCGTTGCACGTCAGAACGAATTGAACCAGAAATGGGCTGAGCTCCGCGAGAAAGCAGAGAACAAACGCGACGAATTGAACTCTGCTCATGGCGTACAGACCTTCCACATTGAATGCCGCGAGACAGTATCTTGGATCGAGGATAAGAAACGTATCCTCCAACAAACAGACAGTTTAGAGATGGATCTGACTGGAGTCATGACTTTGCAACGTCGACTAAGTGGAATGGAGCGCGACTTGGCAGCCATCCAGGCTAAATTGGACGCTTTGGAAATGGAGGCTCAGAATATCCAACAACAGAATCTGGAAGATCCTGAGGTGATTAAGGGAAGGATTGATCAGATACGCACTATTTGGGAGCAGTTGACACAGATGTTGAAGGAACGTGATGCAAAATTGGAAGAAGCAGGTGATCTTCACAGATTCCTCAGAGATTTGGATCACTTCCAGGCTTGGTTACGTAGGACACAAACTGATGTGGCCAGCGAAGATACTCCAACTACCTTGGCTGATGCTGAGAAACTCTTGACACAACACCAGAATATTAAGGAAGAGATTGATAATTATACCGATGACTACCAGAAGATGATGGAGTACGGCGAAAGATTGACCAGTGAAGCTGGTGATGGTGATACACAGTACATGTTCCTTAGGGAGAGATTAAACGCTCTGAAGATGGGCTGGGAGGATTTACGCCAGATGTGGGTCAACAGAAAGATCTTACTGTCCAATTCTCTTAATCTGCAAATCTTCGATCGCGACGCACGCCAGGCAGAAGTGCTTTTGTCCCAGCAAGAGCACATTCTCGCTAAGGATGAAACGCCGGCGAACTTCGAACAAGCGGAGCACATGATCAAGCGTCACGAGGCGTTCATGACGACGATGGACGCGAACGACGAGAAAATCAACTCCGTGGTGCAGTTCGCTGGACGACTTGTCGACGAGGGCCACTTCGCGGCGGACAAAGTCAAGAAGAAGGCAGAGAGCATTAACGAGCGTCGTCGGATAAACCGAGAGAAGGCGAATCAGTATATGGAGAAGCTCAAGGATCAGTTACAGTTGCAGATGTTCTTACAGGATTGCGAAGAATTGGGAGAATGGGTTCAGGAGAAGCACATCACCGCTCAAGATGAAACTTATAGAAGTGCCAAGACGGTGCATAGCAAGTGGACTAGGCACCAGGCGTTTGAGGCTGAAATCGCGAGTAATAAGGATCGTCTGCAGCAATTACAACAGGCTGCTGAAGAATTGATTCAACAGAAGCCTGATCTAGCTGAGATCATCAAGCCTAAAGTGGCAGAATTGGCTGATCAGTTCGAGGAACTTGAGACCACTACTCATGACAAAGGTGAACGCCTGTTTGACGCTAATCGTGAAGTTCTTATTCACCAGACTTGCGACGATATTGATTCTTGGATGAATGAACTGGAGAAACAGATTGAAAGCACAGATACTGGTTCTGATCTGGCATCGGTGAATATCTTGATGCAGAAGCAACAAATGATCGAAACGCAGATGGCTGTGAAAGCAAGACAGGTTACCGAGTTAGACAAACAGGCTGAACACTTGCAACGTACGGTGCCGGACGACAAGATGGAGGAGATTAAGTGCAAGAAGGAGAAGGTGGCTCAAAGATTCGCCCAACTGAAAGCACCATTGATCGATCGTCAACGTCAGttagagaagaagaaggaagctTTCCAATTCAGGCGCGACGTGGAAGACGAGAAGCTCTGGATCGCCGAGAAGATGCCTCAGGCTACCAGTACGGAGTATGGAAATTCACTGTTCAACGTGCACATGCTTAAGAAGAAGAACCAGTCTCTGCGTACTGAGATAGAGAACCATGAACCTAGAATCAATCTGGTCTGCAACAACGGACAGAAACTTATAGATGAGGGGCACGAAGATAGTCCTGAGTTCCAGAAATTGATACCCGAGTTAACCGAGAAATGGAAGGAGCTGAAGCATGCTGTAGACGACAGGAACAAGCATCTGTTGCAAAACGAAAAAGCACAGCAATACTTCTTTGACGCGACAGAAGCGGAATCCTGGATGAGCGAACAAGAATTGTATATGATGGTAGAAGACCGTGGCAAGGACGAAATTTCAGCCCAGAACCTGATGAAGAAACACGAGTCTTTGGAACATGCCATGGAAGATTATGCAGAGACCATCCGCCAGCTTGGAGAAACCGCCAGGCAGCTCATTAACGATCAACATCCTCTTGTTGACCAGATTGCTGTGAAACAATCACAAGTAGACAAACTGTACGCTGGTTTGAAAGATCTTGCTGGTGAACGTCGAGCTAAATTAGACGACGCCCTTCAATTGTTCATGCTGAGCAGAGAAGTGGACGATCTTGAACAGTGGATCGCAGAAAGAGAATTGGTAGCTGGAAGCCACGAATTGGGTCAGGATTACGATCATGTGACGCTCCTTTGGGAGAGATTCAAAGAGTTTGCTCGAGATACCGAGGCGATAGGCTCGGAAAGAGTGGCGGCAGTGAATGGAATTGCGGATTCTCTAATGGCAAGTGGTCACTCCGATGCTGCTACTATTGCAGAATGGGAGGATGGTTTGAACGAACTCTGGCAAGATTTGCTAGAATTAATCGAGACTCGTACGCAAATGCTGGAAGCTAGTAAAGAACTGCACAAGTTCTTCCACGATTGCAAAGACGTGCTTGGTAGAATCTTGGAGAAACAGAACGCTATGTCTGACGAACTAGGTCGCGATGCTGGCTCAGTCTCAGCTCTGCAGAGGAAGCACGCCAACTTCATGCAGGATTTATCCACGTTGCAGAGCCAGGTGTCGCAGATCCAAGAGGAATCTGCTACGTTACAGGCTAGTTATTGTGGAGACAAGGCTAGAGAGATCACTAATCGTGAAGGAGAGGTAGTTGCTGCTTGGAACAATCTTCAATCGCTTTGCGATGGTAGAAGAACAAAACTGGAGGATACCGGTGATCTGTTCCGATTCTTCAACATGGTTAGGACTCTGATGATTTGGATGGATGATGTAGTTCGTCAGATGAACACTTCGGAGAAACCTCGCGACGTTGCTGGAGTGGAGTTACTAATGAACAATCATCAAAGTTTAAAAGCCGAAATAGATGCTAGGGAGGACAACCTGATGGCGTGTATCAATCTTGGGAAAGACTTGTTAGCCAGGAACCACTATGCTAGTAGCCAGATTAAGGAGAAATTGGCAGCTTTAACTGATCACAGAAACGCGTTGCTGCATAGATGGGAGGAACGTTGGGAGAATCTACAACTGagtaaatatatagatattttgattgaactattataatttattgtggattttcatgcatttataggaaatctCAAAGTACAAAAGATCTTTAAAATATCTCAGAAAGAATATAGATTATAAGTAGgtgaaatacattttttaatagtgTTCATAAAAGTACGAATctacataaatatccgcagtctattTATCGTGTTAGAAATGATATGATCACCTTATTAATGATGTCTGCGTATTATTATAGTTTTGGAGGTCTATCAATTCGCAAGAGACGCAGCAGTTGCTGAAGCATGGTTAGTCGCCCAGGAACCATATCTTATGAGTCAAGAACTTGGCGTAAGTAATGTTAAACTAATTTCTAACATAATTctttaacgatattaataatatttgatgaaaattaacgatataataaatgtaattgttACAGCACACGATCGATGAAGTGGAGAATCTGATTAAGAAGCACGAAGCGTTTGAAAAATCGGCAGCTGCTCAGGAAGAAAGGTTTAGTGCCTTGCATCGACTCACTACGGTTAGTGTTTTTTCTATGAATCAGAAATATTGATCTGTACAATttattcaatgaaaatatttgtacgcGCTACAGTTTGAGTTGAAAGAAATGAAGAGGAGAGAACAAGAAcgggaggaagaagaaagacgcAAGAAGGAGGAGGCCGCAGCAGCCGAGGCAGCTCGATTAGCTAAAGCAACACCAGTAACTAGTCCAGACGAACCACCGAGCGAAAGGtatcattaaattttaataattttcattatatgtTTTGCTGCGTATTTAGctagtaaaatgaaaaatatttccttaaaatataaccagtaataaaattatatgtagCACTGGATctaagatataataaaagaattataatataaaacgaatgaaatattgtaATGGTAACTGGGAAATAATATTAAGgaatataaggtataacagagtataataatttttgtataacaGGGCCGAAGCAGAAGGTGTACCAACTGGAGAACGTCCCGCCGGAGAAGACGAATCACATGGTAAGATAATAACACATGTACTgcataatatctttttatctaAAGACAGTTTGATAAGAGTGTCGTATACGTTGCATTGTAATGTTCACTTTTCAGTGCATTAGAGAATACGAATAGCAATAATCTATTCAAAAAACCGATTAAGATACCTAAGAAAGATAACATTTTCTTTAGATGCTTTAAAACGATATTATCAGTAAATATCTCAATCTAATGTCTTGCAAAAACAACGATAATGCGGGATTGATGATCGTTGAGCGCTCGATTTGACTATAAAGAATTAATAgaaacgtttttttttcttttctttttttttattattgtactAATACAATATGTATCGTCCGATTTTGCTTTCCACGTATTTTGTACACTTAACTCTCAGGCGACTGGTTTTACAAACTGGTTTGTTTGGTTAAGCATGAAATTGCTAACAGCACGTTTATTTTtgcctttttctctttccaacCTATTATCGCCATTGTGACTCCGTTCCAAATGGAAATCCAATGAATCCCAATTATCGATTCTATCCTATAACGCACCTTAAAATGCGGCACGGAATGCACAAACCGCAGTGGCACATCGCAAGGCTTCTACACGTACACCACAACCTCAAGACAAGCCCAAGGAAGGTGAGTGTCCTGATGAAACAAATATCGTCATTTTTTCGctaaaaattttatctttatttccaAGTGATTATTTCAAACAGATTTTTTTACCTTTTATGtgactatatatatacatgtttaTCTATTATATGATCaacgccatataacgtattgttGTTTGTACCATTTTAATGACCATTTAATGCATTACACATCtgctaatttatttatcgtattttctatttcatttctttgcaCAATTCATTTTTACATCGCTCGATTTCTTTCATTGTGGCTAACGAAAAGTGCAAAGAACTAAAAATCTTTTTCAGAATATAAGGAAATCATTGTATGTTATGATACAGTATATcttttactaattttattatcgtttcttAATGACAACACTCTATTAAATATCagtgccttttttttttttttttatagaagacGATCTAGTTTTTCGAGAATGTCGTGCAATTATATGTTGCTGATTGTTTGTTCAGCAATAGTAACTACGTATCTGTAGTTGGTCTATAAACGAGGCTCTGATATTTGATGATTGAATTGCACTTTATATATAGATCCCGCTATATCGATCCTTTAAGCTGGTGATGGAGCATAAAATCAAATCATCTGGCAGCGTTTTACAGCAGattttctttagtttcttTCCATGGAAATATTTGCCCGAATTGtgcaattatattttgtaagaaataaTGTAAACCTTTTATTCTTTGCAGAAGCATAAAAATTAGCTTCTGAAactttaatttgatttttacaCAATTCAGGTCATTCTCATAAATTTCACATGTTCTGTCTTTCAGCATATTCGTAGGCAAATTACTACTGTTTCTCGCTATAATCGCAGCTACGAATCTTTACTTGCTTTTATTAACTATTTTTAGCAGGTGATGGAGTTATTCTACCTGAGACACAcgagtatttttaaaaaaattattaataatatttcaactgACATCAcggatatttttcaattaaaattgaacTTTGCATGAATTATGtagaaatattcaatatttatcgttcgattataTACATTCCTATCATACAcgagttaatataataattttccaaataaaagTGGTGGGTACAAATTacgtaaattatattctttctctcgattaatagtatacaacaaaatttaatgtttatttGAAAGGTAAGCACACACAGTGACTTATATGAAAGTTAGTATTCAAATATAACTTGAACTTTGAAGTATGTTTGCATGTGTATCTAACATCTTTCCTATGCAATAGCAGATGCTTTTAGAGCAGCTTGTCTGTTTATTGTTGATCCATCGTAATCTAAAATCCTTATTTCATCTGTGTTTCATTCCACAGTGCTTAACAATCATTCATTATATCTCTCGGAgtgttctttctttattttaacaagtaatttaaaaaatgcatcgTTTAGTCGGTCGTGTTAGATGTTTTGCTTTCATAGAGTGAAGCCTTCACTCTCAGTATAATATGATTCCAAAGTATAGCATGTTATAATTggtgtgatggtatatagtGCATGCTCAGAAACCTGCACGTCTATCCATGCGAGGAGAAGCAACACCACCTGCCACCACCCCCTTGAAACCTTCGCAAGGTCTGTCTAGTCCAACGAGTAAGTCCATTTTAAGGATCAATGTCTTCTTTATTTGTCATTCACaaaaaacttataaaatacatcatactaaaaattataatcgaaAGATCAATAGGTCGTCTAATAATACTGGCAGAATTCTTTTCCAAAATTTCATcgcattgaaataattaattcgaatattaaaaaaaagaagtacaAAACACAGAGAATCTCTTATAGAAACGGAGAAATTTTTTGTCGTAAAAGGAGTTCTCCCTCTGAATAAgattaaaattggaaaagcTCTGCTTCTTCGGTGGTGTTAACGAAGACACGAATTTGCATATACATTGGCGATCTAACGATTATGTGCTAAAATAGTTTAGCTCGTCGCTTGTATCGTTTAATTTCTCTCTTGGACCTGCAGGACAGACACCTCCAAATTCGTCGATGAATTCACACGCCTCCAAGATCCTCAGAGTCTCGTCGACAGAACGAGACATGGAAATCTCACTGATCGCGATATGTCGAATCAATTGGTTTTTATCGATGACGAACAGTCCCTTAAGGCATATCCCTTCTTTTTCATCCAGTACTCCGTACGTTCTCGATATATTCTGATTCTTATCGGATAAAAAGGGTATTTTCATTTCGCCCAGACCACCTTGCTTCCGGGGTGTAATGATCCACGCTAGATGCGCGTACGGAGAATCCGTAGAAATGGCAATTACCTCGCAGCCTGTTTGTCATTTCCAgtgaaattgaatatttgaatttcttggcattatataataattgtaggAAGTAGAGAGATGCAAAAGATAACGAacaaagtaatatatttaatttatgaatgtataattatatatatatatatttgtattttcaatttcgaaattgaaagaggaaagtaaaggaaagaaaataaggGACGAGTAGCGTATACCTAATTTATTGAATTCTTCGATACGATCATTGAATTGTATGATTTCCGTAGGGCAGATAAAAGTGAAATCGTAGGGATAAAAGAGCAATATCAGATATTTTCCCTTGTAATCTTTCAGGCATATGTCTTTCATTTTTAAGTCAATTATCGCGACGCCTGACCATGCTGGTGCTGTAGTGGACAGCGCTGGTACCACGTGTACTTTTGGTTCATGCGGCTTTTGCGGTTGTTCACCGCAACACAAGTCGTTCTGTTCTATTTTGCCTCTAAGAAACGGGTCGAAAGTCGTCATCATGCTACGTTATAGTGAAATTAATAGCCGTATGAaatcaatatttctttctatataAACGCGAATGTTGGCAAATATCGTTTCCAAGAGCAAAAACAAAAGTTGGCAGATTTTCTCTATAAAAATGTCAATGTTACggtaaataaatt
This genomic window from Bombus fervidus isolate BK054 chromosome 5, iyBomFerv1, whole genome shotgun sequence contains:
- the Beta-spec gene encoding spectrin beta chain isoform X1 translates to MTTDISVVRGGWDPTLQQEIVDEYEYDGGNSSSRLFERSRIKALAGERELVQKKTFQKWVNSHLVRCSCRIGDLYVDLRDGKMLIKLLEILSGERLPRPTKGKMRIHCLENVDKALQFLREQRVHLENMGSHDIVDGNPRLSLGLIWTIILRFQIQDITIEETDNQETKSAKDALLLWCQMKTAGYHNVNVRNFTTSWRDGLAFNAIIHKHRPDLIQFDKLSKSNAIYNLNNAFNVAEDKLGLTKLLDAEDIFVDHPDEKSIITYVVTYYHYFSKMKQETVQGKRIGKVVGIAMENDRMIHEYESLTSDLLRWIEGTIEALGDRRFANSLVGVQSQLSQFSNYRTVEKPPKFVEKGNLEVLLFTLQSKMRANNQKPYTPKEGKMISDINKAWERLEKAEHERELALREELIRQEKLEQLAARFNRKASMRETWLSENQRLVSQDNFGFDLAAVEAAAKKHEAIETDIFAYEERVQAVMAVSQELEAENYHDIERINARKDNVLRLWNYLLELLRARRMRLELSLQLQQNFQEMLYILDSMEEIKMRLLTDDYGKHLMGVEDLLQKHSLVEADINVLGERVKAVVQQSQRFLEHGEGYRPCDPTIIVERVQQLEDAYAELVRLAVERRARLEESRKLWQFYWDMADEENWIKEKEQIVSTGDIGHDLTTINLLLSKHKALENEIQSHEPQLMSVAAVGDELVRQKHFGSDRIQERLQEILGMWNHLLDLAAFRRKRLEEAVDYHQLFADADDIDIWMLDTLRLVSSEDVGRDEANVQSLLKKHKDVTDELKNYATTIDQLRQQASSLGEQDAKSPEVLERLDSIDSRYKELMELAKLRKQRLLDALSLYKLFSESDGVEQWIGEKNRMLETMVPAKDIEDVEIMKHRYNGFEKEMYANASRVAVVNQLARQLLHVEHPNSEQIVARQNELNQKWAELREKAENKRDELNSAHGVQTFHIECRETVSWIEDKKRILQQTDSLEMDLTGVMTLQRRLSGMERDLAAIQAKLDALEMEAQNIQQQNLEDPEVIKGRIDQIRTIWEQLTQMLKERDAKLEEAGDLHRFLRDLDHFQAWLRRTQTDVASEDTPTTLADAEKLLTQHQNIKEEIDNYTDDYQKMMEYGERLTSEAGDGDTQYMFLRERLNALKMGWEDLRQMWVNRKILLSNSLNLQIFDRDARQAEVLLSQQEHILAKDETPANFEQAEHMIKRHEAFMTTMDANDEKINSVVQFAGRLVDEGHFAADKVKKKAESINERRRINREKANQYMEKLKDQLQLQMFLQDCEELGEWVQEKHITAQDETYRSAKTVHSKWTRHQAFEAEIASNKDRLQQLQQAAEELIQQKPDLAEIIKPKVAELADQFEELETTTHDKGERLFDANREVLIHQTCDDIDSWMNELEKQIESTDTGSDLASVNILMQKQQMIETQMAVKARQVTELDKQAEHLQRTVPDDKMEEIKCKKEKVAQRFAQLKAPLIDRQRQLEKKKEAFQFRRDVEDEKLWIAEKMPQATSTEYGNSLFNVHMLKKKNQSLRTEIENHEPRINLVCNNGQKLIDEGHEDSPEFQKLIPELTEKWKELKHAVDDRNKHLLQNEKAQQYFFDATEAESWMSEQELYMMVEDRGKDEISAQNLMKKHESLEHAMEDYAETIRQLGETARQLINDQHPLVDQIAVKQSQVDKLYAGLKDLAGERRAKLDDALQLFMLSREVDDLEQWIAERELVAGSHELGQDYDHVTLLWERFKEFARDTEAIGSERVAAVNGIADSLMASGHSDAATIAEWEDGLNELWQDLLELIETRTQMLEASKELHKFFHDCKDVLGRILEKQNAMSDELGRDAGSVSALQRKHANFMQDLSTLQSQVSQIQEESATLQASYCGDKAREITNREGEVVAAWNNLQSLCDGRRTKLEDTGDLFRFFNMVRTLMIWMDDVVRQMNTSEKPRDVAGVELLMNNHQSLKAEIDAREDNLMACINLGKDLLARNHYASSQIKEKLAALTDHRNALLHRWEERWENLQLILEVYQFARDAAVAEAWLVAQEPYLMSQELGHTIDEVENLIKKHEAFEKSAAAQEERFSALHRLTTFELKEMKRREQEREEEERRKKEEAAAAEAARLAKATPVTSPDEPPSERAEAEGVPTGERPAGEDESHVAHRKASTRTPQPQDKPKEVHAQKPARLSMRGEATPPATTPLKPSQGLSSPTTPKGGSGSESGTLRRKERSRSKSPFRSFRWRKSAKSPSLDRSGVSDDERSISEQRSPTDDEFEGVLQRKHEWESTTKKASNRSWHKVYMVVRGQSLFVYTDQKSYKAAPDQPYKGESPLDLRGATITVASDYTKKKHVFRVKSQSGSDFLFQAKDDAEMNDWVTVLNQAAQGTSGAGTSRAHTLPAPTQAETKRRSFFTLKKN